A stretch of DNA from Myxococcota bacterium:
CGATCAGCCGCGGGTCTGGCGTGCTCATGTTCGCGAGCTGGTTGAGCGGGGTCGGGCTGCCGTAGTAGTCGACCTGGATCCCCTCGAGCAGCGCGGTGCTCGCGCGCCCGGTGCGGACCTTCTGGAGTTCGGCCTTCAGCCCGCGAAGCGACTTGTCCATGGCTTCTTGGGCTTCGCTGATCACCAGCTCGACGTCTTCGGAAGCCATCGTCTACTCCTCTACGCGCGTCCCGACATCTTCGCCGGCCGCAACCCGGCGCAGATTGCCGTGCTGGCTGATGTCGAAGACGACGATGGGCGTTGCGTTCTCGCGACACAGGGCGAGGGCCGTCTGATCCATCACCCGCAGGTTCTTCTGCAGCGCTTCGTCGAAGCGGATGCGGTCGTACTTCGTCGCGCTGGGATCGAGCTTCGGGTCGGCGGTGTAGACCCCGTCGACGCCGTTCTTCCCCATCAGGATGATCTCGGCGTGCATCTCCGCGGCGCGCAGCGCGGCGGCGGTGTCGGTCGAGAAATAGGGGTTCCCCGTGCCACCGGCGAACACCACCACGCGTCCCTTCTCGAGATGCCGCTCGGCGCGACGCCGGATGTAGGGCTCGGCCACGGACTGGATCTCGAGCGCCGAGAGCACCCGGGTCACCAGCCCTTCCTTCTCGAGGGCGTCCTGCAACGCCAGGGCATTGATGACGCTGGCCATCATGCCCATGTAGTCCGCGCTGGCGCGGTCCATCCCCTCGGATGCGGCCGTGATCCCGCGGATG
This window harbors:
- the frr gene encoding ribosome recycling factor; protein product: MASEDVELVISEAQEAMDKSLRGLKAELQKVRTGRASTALLEGIQVDYYGSPTPLNQLANMSTPDPRLIVISPFDKGAMPAIEKAIQTSDLGLTPSNDGKVVRIPIPPLTEERRKELVKHV
- the pyrH gene encoding UMP kinase, which encodes MKAAYRRLLIKLSGEQLAGDSGFGISPTVIKQLAQELREVHELGVQLGCVIGGGNVIRGITAASEGMDRASADYMGMMASVINALALQDALEKEGLVTRVLSALEIQSVAEPYIRRRAERHLEKGRVVVFAGGTGNPYFSTDTAAALRAAEMHAEIILMGKNGVDGVYTADPKLDPSATKYDRIRFDEALQKNLRVMDQTALALCRENATPIVVFDISQHGNLRRVAAGEDVGTRVEE